The following coding sequences are from one Gossypium hirsutum isolate 1008001.06 chromosome A12, Gossypium_hirsutum_v2.1, whole genome shotgun sequence window:
- the LOC107944448 gene encoding pectinesterase 2 — protein sequence MPNLTFDGTVKQYGTVDGAAFIIESSCFVGANLNIVNTPPRPDGKMVGAQAVALRVSGDRPAFYNCKIIGFQDILFDDRGNHFFKDFHIRGTVDFIFGSGTFLYLNSEVFVEGDPEGDPEMAVITIQARESSSEDTGYSFAHGRISETAKDVFLGRAWKSSLRVVYSYTEMDEIVHPGGWSSNRQPE from the exons ATGCCAAATTTAACATTTGACGGCACCGTCAAGCAATATGGAACCGTAGATGGTGCCGCTTTTATTATTGAGAGTAGTTGCTTTGTGGGTGCTAATCTCAATATAGTG AACACTCCTCCTAGGCCAGACGGGAAAATGGTAGGAGCACAAGCGGTTGCTTTGAGAGTCTCTGGCGACAGGCCAGCTTTCTATAACTGCAAGATCATCGGCTTCCAGGACATTTTGTTTGATGATAGGGGAAACCATTTCTTTAAGGATTTCCATATTCGTGGCACTGTTGATTTCATTTTCGGAAGCGGGACATTTTTATATCTG AACTCAGAAGTATTTGTGGAAGGAGATCCAGAAGGAGATCCAGAGATGGCAGTAATTACCATACAAGCAAGAGAAAGTTCATCGGAGGATACGGGTTATTCGTTCGCGCATGGGAGGATTAGCGAAACAGCGAAGGACGTATTTTTAGGAAGGGCTTGGAAGAGCAGTCTGAGAGTTGTTTATTCTTATACTGAAATGGATGAAATCGTCCATCCTGGTGGATGGTCTTCCAATCGCCAACCTGAATGA